Proteins encoded in a region of the Vicia villosa cultivar HV-30 ecotype Madison, WI linkage group LG5, Vvil1.0, whole genome shotgun sequence genome:
- the LOC131601736 gene encoding putative disease resistance RPP13-like protein 1 isoform X2 — MAGTMRETPLVSASVEALLQKLVSADFPSTKVHVPLLINLKKTLTKIQPVLDHYAVNTKWLDLLIDVVHEVDRLFDQISIELEPHYQTLTPTTKVHNIFHSRFKQIHDVINSKIQKLTGRLECLILGELGFSDYSNVSYGTPSSSILDDESSIYGRGMDKEKLKHLLLSNDGGGNGKMGIISIVGMGGIGKTTLAKLLYNDPQVKENFELKVWAYISKDFDAVRIFETILESIASQSIGNDNLSSLILESHNAKGDDTIYQNLLLLSLQQILNTSKFLLVLDDVWDTKSVDWIRLMDTFNAGEMGSKIIITTRDERVARSMQTIPSVYYLRPLESEDCWSLFARYAFGTYHGQQRSYLEKIGRKIAKKCDGLPLAAIEFGAILYGKLSLDDWDCVLESNIWESTNPKVHAALESSYHFLLPPIKRCFAYCSIFPKKYILEKKMVVQLWIAEDLVDSFAGQESWKVGEEYFDVLVSKSLIQRRSTEDKEANFEMHNLVHDLATMVSSPYCIRLGEHYVHEKVRNLSYNRGLYDSFDKFDKFDKLYGLKYLRTFLALPLLKQSLCCFLSNKVVHDLLPTMKQLRVLSLSNYKSITEVPKSIGDLLYLQYLNLSHTNIERLPSETCNLHNLQFLLLAGCKRLSELPKDMGKLVNLHHLDVSDTALRQFPVQIAKLENLQTLSDFVVSKHNDGLKVAELGKFSHLYGKLSISQLQNVNNLFEVDQANIKMKEEIDELSLEWDCDSIVPNSQIKSVVLEHLRPSTNLKSLTIKGCGGISFPNWLGDFSFRNMVYLKISNCDDCLWLPPLGQLENLKELSIEGMSSVQTIGIEFYGSDDSSFQPFPSLEILHFKDMQEWDKWNITGEDASQESLSVLRSLKIWDCNELESFPPGGLATPNLNYFAVWKCEKLPSLPEAMHTLAVLQEMEIDNLPNLQSFAIYVLPYALRELTVGFVGGIMRHIKHSWEYLPYLSVLRINGDGTIKMLLGRPLLSAKLVTLCICGLDDTSIDDKWLQHLTSLQNFEIVNAPKLKFLPKKGLPSSLSLLSMTRCPLLVAKLRRKRGQEWRKIAHIPAIIIDDELIT, encoded by the exons ATGGCGGGTACTATGAGAGAAACACCACTCGTCTCAGCTTCTGTGGAGGCGTTGTTACAAAAGCTTGTTTCTGCCGACTTCCCGAGCACGAAGGTTCACGTTCCACTCTTGATAAACCTGAAGAAAACCCTCACGAAGATTCAACCTGTACTTGATCATTATGCCGTGAACACCAAATGGCTGGATCTGCTGATAGATGTTGTACACGAAGTTGACAGATTGTTTGACCAAATCAGCATCGAACTGGAACCTCACTATCAAACCCTAACTCCTACTACTAAGGTGCATAACATTTTTCATTCTCGTTTCAAGCAGATTCATGATGTCATCAATTCTAAAATCCAGAAGTTAACTGGAAGATTAGAATGCTTGATTTTAGGTGAATTAGGGTTTTCGGATTACAGCAATGTTTCTTATGGAACTCCCTCAAGTTCTATTTTAGATGATGAATCTTCTATTTATGGGCGAGGCATGGATAAAGAAAAACTCAAACATCTTTTGTTATCTAATGATGGTGGTGGTAATGGTAAAATGGGAATTATTTCCATTGTCGGTATGGGAGGGATTGGGAAAACAACCCTTGCTAAACTCCTTTACAATGATCCGCAAGTTAAGGAGAATTTTGAGTTAAAAGTGTGGGCATATATCTCAAAAGATTTCGATGCTGTTAGAATTTTTGAAACCATTCTTGAATCTATCGCATCACAGTCAATTGGTAATGATAACCTCAGCTCTCTAATTCTTGAATCTCACAATGCAAAAGGAGATGACACTATTTACCAGAATCTTCTATTATTGTCATTGCAACAAATTTTAAATACTTCCAAATTTTTGCTAGTGCTAGATGATGTGTGGGATACAAAATCTGTTGATTGGATACGTTTGATGGACACCTTTAATGCTGGGGAAATGGGAAGTAAAATCATCATCACAACTCGGGATGAAAGAGTTGCAAGATCCATGCAAACGATTCCCTCTGTCTACTATTTGAGGCCTCTGGAAAGTGAAGATTGCTGGTCTTTATTTGCCAGATATGCATTTGGAACATATCACGGCCAACAACGATCCTATCTAGAGAAAATTGGTAGGAAAATTGCAAAAAAATGTGATGGATTACCATTAGCTGCAATAGAATTTGGGGCTATTCTTTATGGCAAATTGTCCCTAGATGATTGGGATTGTGTGCTAGAAAGTAACATTTGGGAATCGACAAATCCCAAGGTGCACGCTGCTCTAGAATCAAGTTACCATTTTCTTTTGCCTCCTATAAAACGATGTTTCGCATATTGCTCTATTTTCCCAAAGAAGTACATCTTAGAAAAGAAAATGGTAGTTCAGTTGTGGATTGCAGAAGACTTGGTAGATTCGTTCGCTGGTCAGGAAAGTTGGAAAGTTGGAGAAGAATACTTTGATGTACTAGTGTCAAAATCTTTGATACAACGGCGGTCTACCGAGGACAAAGAAGCAAACTTTGAAATGCATAACCTTGTCCATGATTTAGCCACGATGGTTTCATCTCCATATTGTATCAGGCTGGGTGAACATTACGTACATGAAAAAGTACGAAATTTGTCATACAATCGAGGGCTATATGACtcatttgataagtttgataagtttgataagtTGTATGGATTAAAATATCTACGTACTTTTCTAGCATTGCCATTACTAAAACAATCGCTTTGTTGTTTTCTATCGAACAAGGTAGTGCATGACTTGTTGCCTACAATGAAACAATTGCGGGTGTTGTCTTTGTCCAACTACAAGAGTATCACTGAGGTTCCCAAGTCTATTGGAGATTTGTTGTACCTGCAGTACTTAAATCTTTCTCACACCAATATTGAAAGACTGCCGTCTGAAACATGCAACCTTCACAATCTGCAGTTCTTGTTGTTGGCAGGCTGTAAAAGGCTCTCTGAATTGCCTAAGGACATGGGAAAATTGGTTAATCTACACCACCTTGACGTTAGTGACACTGCATTGAGGCAGTTTCCCGTACAAATAGCCAAACTAGAAAATCTCCAAACTTTGTCTGACTTCGTTGTCAGCAAGCATAATGATGGATTGAAGGTCGCAGAGCTGGGAAAATTTTCCCACCTATATGGAAAACTTTCCATCTCACAGCTACAAAATGTTAATAACCTCTTTGAAGTAGATCAAGCCAATAtaaagatgaaagaagaaataGATGAATTATCTTTGGAATGGGATTGTGATAGCATTGTTCCAAATTCACAAATTAAAAGTGTTGTACTTGAACATTTACGACCCTCAACAAATCTGAAATCTCTCACTATCAAAGGTTGTGGTGGAATCAGCTTTCCAAATTGGTTAGGTGATTTCTCATTTAGAAACATGGTGTATTTAAAGATCTCTAATTGTGATGATTGTTTATGGCTTCCACCCCTTGGACAATTGGAAAATCTAAAAGAACTCTCTATTGAAGGGATGTCATCAGTACAAACAATTGGCATTGAGTTCTATGGAAGTGATGACTCTTCATTTCAACCATTTCCCTCCTTGGAGATTCTACACTTTAAGGATATGCAGGAGTGGGATAAATGGAACATAACTGGAG AAGACGCGTCCCAAGAGAGTCTCTCAGTtcttagaagcctaaaaatatggGATTGTAATGAACTGGAGTCATTTCCTCCTGGCGGATTGGCTACTCCAAACCTCAATTATTTTGCAGTGTGGAAGTGTGAGAAGCTTCCTTCACTACCTGAAGCAATGCACACTCTAGCTGTTCTTCAAGAAATGGAAATTGATAATCTACCAAACCTTCAATCTTTTGCCATATATGTTTTACCTTATGCTTTGCGGGAACTGACAGTTGGCTTTGTTGGAGGAATTATGCGGCATATTAAACATTCTTGGGAATATCTCCCTTATCTTTCAGTGTTGCGAATTAACGGCGATGGTACGATTAAGATGTTGCTGGGGCGGCCATTGCTTTCTGCAAAGCTTGTGACATTATGCATATGTGGTCTTGATGATACAAGCATTGATGACAAGTGGCTTCAACATCTCACTTCTCtccaaaactttgagattgttaATGCTCCCAAACTCAAGTTCTTGCCAAAGAAAGGATTGCCTTCCTCTCTTTCATTACTAAGTATGACTCGCTGTCCATTACTGGTAGCGAAATTGCGGAGGAAGAGAGGCCAAGAATGGCGTAAGATTGCTCACATTCCAGCCATAATTATTGACGACGAATTGATCACATAA
- the LOC131601736 gene encoding putative disease resistance protein At3g14460 isoform X1: MAGTMRETPLVSASVEALLQKLVSADFPSTKVHVPLLINLKKTLTKIQPVLDHYAVNTKWLDLLIDVVHEVDRLFDQISIELEPHYQTLTPTTKVHNIFHSRFKQIHDVINSKIQKLTGRLECLILGELGFSDYSNVSYGTPSSSILDDESSIYGRGMDKEKLKHLLLSNDGGGNGKMGIISIVGMGGIGKTTLAKLLYNDPQVKENFELKVWAYISKDFDAVRIFETILESIASQSIGNDNLSSLILESHNAKGDDTIYQNLLLLSLQQILNTSKFLLVLDDVWDTKSVDWIRLMDTFNAGEMGSKIIITTRDERVARSMQTIPSVYYLRPLESEDCWSLFARYAFGTYHGQQRSYLEKIGRKIAKKCDGLPLAAIEFGAILYGKLSLDDWDCVLESNIWESTNPKVHAALESSYHFLLPPIKRCFAYCSIFPKKYILEKKMVVQLWIAEDLVDSFAGQESWKVGEEYFDVLVSKSLIQRRSTEDKEANFEMHNLVHDLATMVSSPYCIRLGEHYVHEKVRNLSYNRGLYDSFDKFDKFDKLYGLKYLRTFLALPLLKQSLCCFLSNKVVHDLLPTMKQLRVLSLSNYKSITEVPKSIGDLLYLQYLNLSHTNIERLPSETCNLHNLQFLLLAGCKRLSELPKDMGKLVNLHHLDVSDTALRQFPVQIAKLENLQTLSDFVVSKHNDGLKVAELGKFSHLYGKLSISQLQNVNNLFEVDQANIKMKEEIDELSLEWDCDSIVPNSQIKSVVLEHLRPSTNLKSLTIKGCGGISFPNWLGDFSFRNMVYLKISNCDDCLWLPPLGQLENLKELSIEGMSSVQTIGIEFYGSDDSSFQPFPSLEILHFKDMQEWDKWNITGGTSIKFPSLKTLSLSKCPKLRIEKTLENFPSLAELELRECALPVQSMPSSNHVLRQLMFPLTSLQRLTIDGFPSLVSFPTDSLLKTLKFLTINNCENLEFLPHEYLHNYTLLEELKISYSCNSMISFTLGVLPVLKSLFIEGCKNLKSILIAEDASQESLSVLRSLKIWDCNELESFPPGGLATPNLNYFAVWKCEKLPSLPEAMHTLAVLQEMEIDNLPNLQSFAIYVLPYALRELTVGFVGGIMRHIKHSWEYLPYLSVLRINGDGTIKMLLGRPLLSAKLVTLCICGLDDTSIDDKWLQHLTSLQNFEIVNAPKLKFLPKKGLPSSLSLLSMTRCPLLVAKLRRKRGQEWRKIAHIPAIIIDDELIT, translated from the coding sequence ATGGCGGGTACTATGAGAGAAACACCACTCGTCTCAGCTTCTGTGGAGGCGTTGTTACAAAAGCTTGTTTCTGCCGACTTCCCGAGCACGAAGGTTCACGTTCCACTCTTGATAAACCTGAAGAAAACCCTCACGAAGATTCAACCTGTACTTGATCATTATGCCGTGAACACCAAATGGCTGGATCTGCTGATAGATGTTGTACACGAAGTTGACAGATTGTTTGACCAAATCAGCATCGAACTGGAACCTCACTATCAAACCCTAACTCCTACTACTAAGGTGCATAACATTTTTCATTCTCGTTTCAAGCAGATTCATGATGTCATCAATTCTAAAATCCAGAAGTTAACTGGAAGATTAGAATGCTTGATTTTAGGTGAATTAGGGTTTTCGGATTACAGCAATGTTTCTTATGGAACTCCCTCAAGTTCTATTTTAGATGATGAATCTTCTATTTATGGGCGAGGCATGGATAAAGAAAAACTCAAACATCTTTTGTTATCTAATGATGGTGGTGGTAATGGTAAAATGGGAATTATTTCCATTGTCGGTATGGGAGGGATTGGGAAAACAACCCTTGCTAAACTCCTTTACAATGATCCGCAAGTTAAGGAGAATTTTGAGTTAAAAGTGTGGGCATATATCTCAAAAGATTTCGATGCTGTTAGAATTTTTGAAACCATTCTTGAATCTATCGCATCACAGTCAATTGGTAATGATAACCTCAGCTCTCTAATTCTTGAATCTCACAATGCAAAAGGAGATGACACTATTTACCAGAATCTTCTATTATTGTCATTGCAACAAATTTTAAATACTTCCAAATTTTTGCTAGTGCTAGATGATGTGTGGGATACAAAATCTGTTGATTGGATACGTTTGATGGACACCTTTAATGCTGGGGAAATGGGAAGTAAAATCATCATCACAACTCGGGATGAAAGAGTTGCAAGATCCATGCAAACGATTCCCTCTGTCTACTATTTGAGGCCTCTGGAAAGTGAAGATTGCTGGTCTTTATTTGCCAGATATGCATTTGGAACATATCACGGCCAACAACGATCCTATCTAGAGAAAATTGGTAGGAAAATTGCAAAAAAATGTGATGGATTACCATTAGCTGCAATAGAATTTGGGGCTATTCTTTATGGCAAATTGTCCCTAGATGATTGGGATTGTGTGCTAGAAAGTAACATTTGGGAATCGACAAATCCCAAGGTGCACGCTGCTCTAGAATCAAGTTACCATTTTCTTTTGCCTCCTATAAAACGATGTTTCGCATATTGCTCTATTTTCCCAAAGAAGTACATCTTAGAAAAGAAAATGGTAGTTCAGTTGTGGATTGCAGAAGACTTGGTAGATTCGTTCGCTGGTCAGGAAAGTTGGAAAGTTGGAGAAGAATACTTTGATGTACTAGTGTCAAAATCTTTGATACAACGGCGGTCTACCGAGGACAAAGAAGCAAACTTTGAAATGCATAACCTTGTCCATGATTTAGCCACGATGGTTTCATCTCCATATTGTATCAGGCTGGGTGAACATTACGTACATGAAAAAGTACGAAATTTGTCATACAATCGAGGGCTATATGACtcatttgataagtttgataagtttgataagtTGTATGGATTAAAATATCTACGTACTTTTCTAGCATTGCCATTACTAAAACAATCGCTTTGTTGTTTTCTATCGAACAAGGTAGTGCATGACTTGTTGCCTACAATGAAACAATTGCGGGTGTTGTCTTTGTCCAACTACAAGAGTATCACTGAGGTTCCCAAGTCTATTGGAGATTTGTTGTACCTGCAGTACTTAAATCTTTCTCACACCAATATTGAAAGACTGCCGTCTGAAACATGCAACCTTCACAATCTGCAGTTCTTGTTGTTGGCAGGCTGTAAAAGGCTCTCTGAATTGCCTAAGGACATGGGAAAATTGGTTAATCTACACCACCTTGACGTTAGTGACACTGCATTGAGGCAGTTTCCCGTACAAATAGCCAAACTAGAAAATCTCCAAACTTTGTCTGACTTCGTTGTCAGCAAGCATAATGATGGATTGAAGGTCGCAGAGCTGGGAAAATTTTCCCACCTATATGGAAAACTTTCCATCTCACAGCTACAAAATGTTAATAACCTCTTTGAAGTAGATCAAGCCAATAtaaagatgaaagaagaaataGATGAATTATCTTTGGAATGGGATTGTGATAGCATTGTTCCAAATTCACAAATTAAAAGTGTTGTACTTGAACATTTACGACCCTCAACAAATCTGAAATCTCTCACTATCAAAGGTTGTGGTGGAATCAGCTTTCCAAATTGGTTAGGTGATTTCTCATTTAGAAACATGGTGTATTTAAAGATCTCTAATTGTGATGATTGTTTATGGCTTCCACCCCTTGGACAATTGGAAAATCTAAAAGAACTCTCTATTGAAGGGATGTCATCAGTACAAACAATTGGCATTGAGTTCTATGGAAGTGATGACTCTTCATTTCAACCATTTCCCTCCTTGGAGATTCTACACTTTAAGGATATGCAGGAGTGGGATAAATGGAACATAACTGGAGGTACGTCTATAAAGTTTCCTAGTCTCAAAACTTTGTCACTAAGTAAGTGTCCGAAACTGAGAATAGaaaaaacacttgaaaatttccCTTCCTTAGCTGAACTTGAGTTAAGAGAATGTGCTCTACCAGTGCAATCAATGCCATCATCAAATCATGTATTAAGGCAACTAATGTTCCCTCTAACTTCTCTTCAACGACTGACAATAGACGGATTTCCGTCTCTGGTATCTTTCCCAACAGATAGTCTACTCAAGACCTTGAAATTCCTCACAATCAATAATTGCGAGAATCTAGAGTTCCTTCCTCATGAATACTTGCACAACTATACGTTGCTTGAAGAATTAAAAATATCTTATAGTTGTAATTCAATGATATCATTTACCTTAGGCGTTCTCCCTGTCCTTAAGAGTCTATTTATTGAGGGTTGTAAAAATTTGAAGTCAATATTAATTGCAGAAGACGCGTCCCAAGAGAGTCTCTCAGTtcttagaagcctaaaaatatggGATTGTAATGAACTGGAGTCATTTCCTCCTGGCGGATTGGCTACTCCAAACCTCAATTATTTTGCAGTGTGGAAGTGTGAGAAGCTTCCTTCACTACCTGAAGCAATGCACACTCTAGCTGTTCTTCAAGAAATGGAAATTGATAATCTACCAAACCTTCAATCTTTTGCCATATATGTTTTACCTTATGCTTTGCGGGAACTGACAGTTGGCTTTGTTGGAGGAATTATGCGGCATATTAAACATTCTTGGGAATATCTCCCTTATCTTTCAGTGTTGCGAATTAACGGCGATGGTACGATTAAGATGTTGCTGGGGCGGCCATTGCTTTCTGCAAAGCTTGTGACATTATGCATATGTGGTCTTGATGATACAAGCATTGATGACAAGTGGCTTCAACATCTCACTTCTCtccaaaactttgagattgttaATGCTCCCAAACTCAAGTTCTTGCCAAAGAAAGGATTGCCTTCCTCTCTTTCATTACTAAGTATGACTCGCTGTCCATTACTGGTAGCGAAATTGCGGAGGAAGAGAGGCCAAGAATGGCGTAAGATTGCTCACATTCCAGCCATAATTATTGACGACGAATTGATCACATAA